TCGCCGGTGCCGTACTCGGCTCCAAGGCGCTCATCAAGCAGGTGAAGGCGCTTCGCGGCTCGATCGGCACCCAGCTTGACCCGCATTCCTGCTGGATGATCGGCCGATCACTGGAAACGCTGGCGGTCCGGATGGAGAAGGCGAACGAGAACGCCCGCATCGTCGCCGAGTTCCTGCGCGACCATCCGAAGGTCGACGGAATCCACTACTTACCCTTCCACGACGAAGCCTCGCCGGTCGGCCGCGTTTTTGCCGGGCAATGCACGGGCGCCGGCTCGACTTTCTCCTTCGACATCGCCGGCGGCCAGGAGGCAGCCTTCCGTTTCCTGAACGCGCTGCAGATCTTCAAGCTCGCCGTCAGCCTCGGCGGCACGGAATCGCTGGCGAGCCACCCGGCTGCGATGACGCACTCGGGCGTGCCGATCGAGGTGCGGCGCCGGATCGGCGTGCTCGAATCGACCATCCGCCTGTCGATCGGCATCGAGCATCCGGACGACCTGGTCGCCGACGTCGCGAACGCGTTGACGACCGTCTGATCCGTTGCGGGGGCGCCGCCCCCCGCTCAATGCCACAGGATATTGACGATGTTGCCGAACGGATCGCGCACGAAGAAGCGCCGCACACCCCAGGGCTCGTCAGTGATGTCAAAGACGATCTCGATGCCGGCGGCCTTTGCGCGCCGATAGACTTCGTCGACATCGTCCACCTCGATCGAGAGCGCCGGCACCGGCGTTCCCGATCCGCCTTCAATGGCAAAACCTACCTGCGGCATGGCTGATCCGCCCTCGGCCGCAAAGGTGACCAGCCAGCCGTGATCCATCACGACACTGAGACCAAGCAGATCCGCATAGAAACTGCGCGCCCGTTGCGGATCGGATACTTGAAGGTTGGGCACGATGCGCCGGACCGCCATGGTATCCTCCCTACAGCGCCGCGCGTCTTATCAGACGCGCAAAGGTCACTGTAGCACTTCGAATTCTCACCATCCTCATGCCTGCGCTTCAGCCTCGCTGGAAGCCAAGCACGAAAAGGGCGAGCGAACCGATCGAAGCAATCGTGCGGACATGGTTCCACCAGACCCAATCGGTCAAGTAGCGCTGCTGCCAGATTTCGGTGGCGGCCTGGACCGAAGTCGCGTTGGCGAGCGCGTTGTTGAGCGGGACATTGAAGACGATCGTGACCCCGAACGTGCCGACGAGGTAGACGAGCCCGCTCACCGCCAGGAGATAGCTCCCCTGCCCGTCCCAGATGAAAGCGGCGGCTATCAGGATCACGCCAAGCAGCGCCGTGCCCATGAAGGCGGCGAAGAACAGCGGATTCTGGATTACGACGTTGATCGCGTTCATGGTGGCAACGCCCTGTTCCGCCGGCAATCGCGCCAGTGCCTGCATGATGCAGACGGAAAAGACGAAAAAGAGCCCGGCCATAAGTCCGGATCCGATAACGGCGGCAAAGGCCAGGGCAGGAACAAGGGCAAGCATCGCACAGACTCCGGGTCTACAAACGCGACCGGCGGCCGCACGCGCTGTCCAACAGATAGCCGACCGATGCGATATAGTCATCAGCAGTTGTCCCTGCGTGGCGCTGCAACACGAAAAGCGCGCAATATCCTCCTGTACTTTCCACCACGGCTCGATTGACATCGTCGGTGTCCGCACCTAATCATCGCTGATCGGTTGGTTCCCGGAATGCGAACGCGTTTCGGGAGTAAACGGGAACGTGACGGATGGACCCAAGCTGGGCATCTCAATCACGGCCGACCCCGCGACTGTAGAGCGGCGTGAATTTGTCGTTCCGGAGCAATCCGGGAGAAGCCACTGGGTATAAACCGCGAGAGGGCGGTTCGAATCTGGGAAGGCGAGGCAAGTTCCTTGGTGTCTAATCTAGACATCTGACGCCGTGAGCCAGGAAACCTGCCAAGCGATACGGGCATAGTGCCCAGCGGGAACATCCCATTGCCATCACGGAGGTTGTCATGGCTACATCTACAGTTTCGAGCATTCCGCTCTCCCTCAGCGACCGTTTGACCGCGGGCATCATCGCCCTGATGATCGGCGCTTTCCTCGTCTTCGGCGCGGGCCTGGCGAATTCGGCCGTCCTGCACGATACGGCGCACGACACGCGGCATTCCTACGGCTTCCCCTGCCACTAAGCGACGTGATGGAACGCTTGCCGCGTTCCAGAACGAGCAAGACAATCGACCCTCCGGCGTTCGGAGCGCGCGTCGTGCCGTCGGCACGTGTCCGCGGCTGCGAGCGCTGGCTTGCGTCCATGGAACCGGGCCGGCTGTGCCGCAAGGCGACCGTGCCTGCTGAGGAAAATCGACAATGATCGTAAAGACACTTCTGGCCGCGATCGTGGCCGGGCTGATCGCCGGCGTCTTCATGTCCGCCGCCCAGGAATTGCGCGTCACGCCGCTCATCCTGCATGCGGAAGAATTCGAGGGCGAAGCACCGGCTGCAGGCGAGCAGCCCGCCGGTGAACAGCCGGCGGCCGCGGATCATCAGCAGCATTCGTCGCTGAACGGCGTCCCCACCCTGGGCGAGATCCTCGCCGCTCTATCGCCGGTCACCCCCGCCTACGCCCATGAGGGCGAAGAACACGAGGAAGGCGGCATCATGTTCGGCATGAGCCGCTTCTCCGGCACGCTTGCCGCCAATCTGGTTACCGGCGCCGGCTTCTCGCTGCTGCTTGCCGGCATCAGCCTCGTGATCGGTTATCCGATCACGCTTGCCAACGGCGCGCTCTGGGGCGCCTTCGGCTGGCTCGCGGTGCATCTACTGCCTGCAATCGGCCTGCCGCCGGAACTTCCGGGCTTCCCCGCCGCCGAGCTCGGCGACCGCCAACTCTGGTGGGGGGCGACGATACTGTTCTCGGCCGCCGGCCTTTACCTGTTGGCGCTCCGCGGCGAAATCGTCGCCAAGCTGGCGGGTCTCGTTCTTGTCGCCGCTCCCCACCTTTATGGCGCGCCGCAGCCGCTCGACATTTCCAGCAACGTGCCGGCCGTGCTCGGCGCCGAGTTCGCCGTTGCCGCACTTGCGACGACGCTCGCCTTCTGGCTGGTGCTCGGCATCGTCTCCGGCTTCATCAACGACCGGTTTCTGAGAGCACACTAGCATTTGTTCACACGTTCCTCCTCACCTTGATCCTTCAAGGTGAGGAGTGGCGCCGATCGAGCAAATGCGCTCTTAGCCTCTCCCGCCGGACCTCCGGATCCAGCAGCACGCAGGCGTCGCAAAAGTCGCCGGCGTCGGTGCGGTAATAGAGGCAGCAGCCGCCGCGCATCCGGTAGGTTCGGGCATGCGGAGCTTCCGCCACTATCTTCTCAAAGTGAAGCTCCGGCGATGCGAGCGGCGAGTGAGCGCGCTTGACGATCGCCAGCGCCTGCTCGGTTGCCGCGTCCTCCTCGCCGCGCCGGCGACCGATCTCCAGGAAAGCCCCTGCGAGGCCGTCAGCGGCCAGCCGCCATTGTGCACGGGCCGACAGACCGCAACGCTGTTTCACGAGAGCGATGACCGGCTTCAGTTGCGCAACGAAGACATCGTGGAAGCTCCGCGCCGCCTCCCCCTTATTTTCGCCCGGCGAAAGTTTGACGAAGAAATGAAAGCGGCCGGCCGCGAGCGTTCGCCCGTCGAAGGGCCGCAAATAGGTTTCGAAACGCAGTCCCGAGACGCTCGCGACAAGGCCGCTGGCGAGATAGATTGCCCCTGCCACAAGGCTGAGTTGATGGCTGTAGAAGGCGATCAGATGCGCCGCCCTGACCTTGTCGTCCATGCCGGATGCAAAGCGATC
This DNA window, taken from Sinorhizobium fredii NGR234, encodes the following:
- a CDS encoding glyoxalase superfamily protein yields the protein MAVRRIVPNLQVSDPQRARSFYADLLGLSVVMDHGWLVTFAAEGGSAMPQVGFAIEGGSGTPVPALSIEVDDVDEVYRRAKAAGIEIVFDITDEPWGVRRFFVRDPFGNIVNILWH
- a CDS encoding DUF1772 domain-containing protein; amino-acid sequence: MLALVPALAFAAVIGSGLMAGLFFVFSVCIMQALARLPAEQGVATMNAINVVIQNPLFFAAFMGTALLGVILIAAAFIWDGQGSYLLAVSGLVYLVGTFGVTIVFNVPLNNALANATSVQAATEIWQQRYLTDWVWWNHVRTIASIGSLALFVLGFQRG
- a CDS encoding CbtB domain-containing protein, which gives rise to MATSTVSSIPLSLSDRLTAGIIALMIGAFLVFGAGLANSAVLHDTAHDTRHSYGFPCH
- a CDS encoding CbtA family protein, which encodes MIVKTLLAAIVAGLIAGVFMSAAQELRVTPLILHAEEFEGEAPAAGEQPAGEQPAAADHQQHSSLNGVPTLGEILAALSPVTPAYAHEGEEHEEGGIMFGMSRFSGTLAANLVTGAGFSLLLAGISLVIGYPITLANGALWGAFGWLAVHLLPAIGLPPELPGFPAAELGDRQLWWGATILFSAAGLYLLALRGEIVAKLAGLVLVAAPHLYGAPQPLDISSNVPAVLGAEFAVAALATTLAFWLVLGIVSGFINDRFLRAH
- a CDS encoding IucA/IucC family C-terminal-domain containing protein produces the protein MGQHQESAAGRGRVAAAVDWLVAAIPEVACSVATSDANFQSPDDFWSDAANVETCLAYQDRFASGMDDKVRAAHLIAFYSHQLSLVAGAIYLASGLVASVSGLRFETYLRPFDGRTLAAGRFHFFVKLSPGENKGEAARSFHDVFVAQLKPVIALVKQRCGLSARAQWRLAADGLAGAFLEIGRRRGEEDAATEQALAIVKRAHSPLASPELHFEKIVAEAPHARTYRMRGGCCLYYRTDAGDFCDACVLLDPEVRRERLRAHLLDRRHSSP